In a single window of the Eriocheir sinensis breed Jianghai 21 chromosome 61, ASM2467909v1, whole genome shotgun sequence genome:
- the LOC126986287 gene encoding uncharacterized protein LOC126986287, with protein sequence MPPNHRLYPACLTIAILTLLYLLPLHHQHPQFETPTTHPDQPPRPRHPHQSPLPPAGSQDTPTLKNLNRDINSNEATPSAERENGKENGRLHVDGGDWDEGGGGGEEEEEEESLLHAVGTSSGEEKTRGDGGGGEQEEPNPFQAVEKSLGNEKTGRGGGGGGGGGGRREEEEENSFETVGEENIAGGGGRRGGGGGGGGGGGEEEESLFEDAEEQKIVSGNDNDVNNDGDDGGDDGDENGPGVCEVTLPLSPCPCERRVKVSLPGCEGGVERKERVEAVVERVKLALGESTCSEWATARGGEQKVVSYSLFGAFPSAYHRGIEVLAGQVRDAYPGWAMRVYHDLDVSERPQRDWLCALACQHTHLDFCHAARLPGGVGDVRGSVGSVWRAAVLGDPLVNLFMLRDADSPILTREVEAVREWLSSGKCYHLMRDSPHHDQAVMAGLWGGCGGWHAEALPRLRRQLFRWAPRRAPLSEDQLAINMLLWPLIRRNHTAHDAYHCEAFPTSRPFPTRRRGRGFVGMRSLRPHHAHDALTDPCPAPCRPPEHRDWLYC encoded by the exons atgccccctAACCATCGCCTCTACCCAGCATGCTTAACCATAGCCATCCTTACACTCCTCTACCTCCTaccactccaccaccaacacccccagtTCGAAACCCCCACAACCCACCCCGATCAacccccccgcccccgccacccacaccagtcccccctcccccccgccggcTCTCAGGACACCCCCACCCTCAAAAACCTCAACCGTGACATTAACAGCAATGAAGCAACGCCCTCggcagagagagaaaacggaaaagaaaatgggagacttCACGTGGATGGCGGTGActgggacgaaggaggaggaggaggtgaagaggaggaggaggaagaaagcttgTTGCATGCAGTAGGGACGTCCTcaggggaagagaagacaagaggtgacggaggaggaggagaacaagaagaacccaACCCGTTTCAAGCAGTAGAAAAGTCTTTGGGGAacgaaaaaacaggaagaggaggaggaggaggaggaggaggaggaggaagacgggaggaggaggaagagaactcaTTCGAAACAGTAGGGGAAGAAAATATagctggtggaggaggaagaagaggaggaggaggaggaggaggaggaggaggaggagaagaggaagaaagcctGTTCGAAGATGCAGAGGAACAAAAGATAGTTAGTGGaaatgataatgatgttaataatgatggtgatgatggtggtgatgatggtgatgaaaacggTCCAGGGGTGTGTGAAGTAACGCTCCCCCTGTCCCCGTGCCCCTGTGAGCGTCGTGTTAAAGTCTCCCTGCCCGGCTGTGAAGgtggagtagaaaggaaggagagggtggaggcagtggtggagAGGGTGAAGCTTGCCCTGGGGGAGTCCACATGTAGCGAGTGGGCAACAGCGAGAGGTGGAGAGCAGAAG GTGGTGAGCTACAGCCTCTTCGGAGCCTTCCCCAGCGCCTACCACCGGGGCATAGAGGTGCTGGCGGGGCAGGTGAGGGACGCCTACCCCGGCTGGGCGATGCGAGTGTACCATGACCTGGATGTCTCGGAGCGGCCGCAGCGGGACTGGCTCTGCGCCCTGGCCTGCCAACACACGCACCTGGACTTCTGCCACGCCGCTAGACTCCCCGGgg GTGTGGGCGACGTGCGCGGGTCTGTGGGGTCTGTGTGGCGTGCTGCTGTACTGGGCGACCCCCTGGTGAATCTGTTCATGCTGAGGGATGCTGACTCGCCCATCCTGACCCGGGAGGTGGAGGCTGTGAGGGAGTGGCTGAGCTCCGGCAAG TGTTACCACCTGATGCGCGACAGCCCCCACCATGACCAAGCCGTGATGGCAGGGCTCTGGGGGGGCTGCGGGGGCTGGCACGCTGAGGCCCTCCCCAGACTGAGACGCCAGCTGTTCAGATGGGCACCGCGCCGCGCCCCGCTCTCCGAAGACCAGCTGGCCATCAAT ATGCTGCTGTGGCCCCTCATCCGCCGTAACCACACAGCCCACGACGCTTACCACTGCGAGGCCTTCCCCACCTCCCGCCCCTTCCCCacgaggaggcgggggcggggctTCGTGGGCATGCGCTCCCTCCGCCCCCACCACGCCCACGACGCCCTCACCGACCCCTGCCCCGCCCCATGCCGACCCCCGGAGCATAGGGATTGGCTGTACTgttga